From Solibaculum mannosilyticum:
CTGCTTTGATGGGCGCCTGTGCGCAAAGGAACATCTGTCTTTCCTTCTACTCTCCCAGAGGAAAGTTTTACTGCCAGACAGCTGGACAATCCCTGGGAAACGTTCTGCTTCGCCGGGAACAGTTCCGTCGCGCCGACAGCCCTTTGGCCTGCCGGGATCTGGCCCAGTTTTTCTTAACCGGTAAACTCTACAATTCCCGCTGGGTATTGGAACGCACCATTCGGGATCACGCTTTACGAGTGGATGTGGATCGACTAAAGGACGTCAGCCGGATGCTCGGTTCTGCCATCAAGTCCTTACAAGACCAGCCGAATACCGACGCTATGCGAGGTGTGGAGGGCGCTGCGGCCAGTCAATATTTCAGCGTATTTGACCACTTGATCCTTCAAAACAAATCCGATTTCTTTTTTCAGGGTCGATCCCGTCGTCCGCCTTTGGACAGGATGAACGCAATCCTCTCCTTTGTCTATACATTACTTGCTTCCGACTGTGCCGCTGCCTTGCGAGGTGTTGGACTCGATCCTTATGTGGGTTTCCTTCATACCGATCGATCGGGACGTGCTTCTCTTGCTCTGGATCTTATGGAAGAACTACGCCCTGTCTTAGGGGACCGCTTTGCACTGACTTTGGTCAACAGCCGCATGATCCATCCAAACCAGTTTGAGCTCCAGGACAGCGGCGCTGTATTTTTAAACGAAGCGGGACGCAAAGCCGTTTTGTCCGCCTGGCAGGAAAAAAAGCGGGATACATTGACCCATCCGTTCCTGAGGGAAAAGATCCCCTGGGGATTGGTCCCTTATTTGCAGGCGCTTCTTCTCTCCCGGTATCTTCGCGGCGATTTGGACGCTTATCCACCATTTCTATGGAAGTGAAATAAAATGCTGGTTCTCATCACTTACGACGTCAGCACGGATACTGCTGCCGGACGTAAACGGCTTCATAAGGTCGCTAAAACCTGTGTGAACTGGGGTCAAAGAGTGCAAAACAGTGTGTTTGAATGCAAAGTGGATGCCGCTCAATATGCACAATTAAAAGATCTTTTATCACAGATCATTGATCTGGAAAAAGACAGCATCCGTTTTTATAACTTGGGAGACCGCTATCATAGACGTATTGAACATATGGGAATTCGTTCAGGATATGATGTTGAAGGTGTCTTGATGGTGTGATATTTCCTATTTCTCCCTTATGTTATCTCTGGTGCGACAGATAAGCTATCAGAAAATTGCCTAGTCTTTCGCACCAGATTAATGGATGATAACCATCCTTTTTCCCAAGGGAAATGTATACTCTTTTTATGTTGTTTTTCTTTTGTCTTAGGATTCTGTTTAAGTCTACAAGATCAGCAATTATTTTTGTCTGATTTTGCTGTCGCACCTCACTCGAGGTGCGTGGATTGAAATATTATCCTCCGGCCAAGAGGCATTGCCCTTGACCAGATGTCGCACCTCACTCGAGGTGCGTGGATTGAAATAGGTGGGTTCCCGTGCCAGCCACACAGCGTCATCGGGTCGCACCTCACTCGAGGTGCGTGGATTGAAATATGGGAATATGAGGGTACAGAGCTGGCAATCCATGCGTCGCACCTCACTCGAGGTGCGTGGATTGAAATGCAGCCAATACGTCCGCCACATGTCCGGCATCGTCAGGTCGCACCTCACTCGAGGTGCGTGGATTGAAATGCGCCGCGGACAAAAAAATTATCACTATGATAATCGTCGCACCTCACTCGAGGTGCGTGGATTGAAATTGTACCGTGCCTCGGGCCGCGCGAGGTGCGGCCCGAGGGTCGCACCTCACTCGAGGTGCGTGGATTGAAATGTGCATACATGTCAATGCCCCACATAAGTCATTGTTAAGTCGCACCTCACTCGAGGTGCGTGGATTGAAATAGGGTAACATTGAGTAACATTGCGCAACATTGAATGTCGCACCTCACTCGAGGTGCGTGGATTGAAATGCTTTCGGAAATAAGATTCCAATAGCTCAACTCTTTGTCGCACCTCACTCGAGGTGCGTGGATTGAAATTCTATCCTGAAGCGCCGCTATATCAGCATCGTAGGCGTCGCACCTCACTCGAGGTGCGTGGATTGAAATCAGACTTAATACCAGGGGATACGGTTTGTGCTTGTCGCACCTCACTCGAGGTGCGTGGATTGAAATCGTAATTGATCTGGAAACGGAAAGAAAACAATCTGTAGTCGCACCTCACTCGAGGTGCGTGGATTGAAATATACGCTGGAGGCGCTTGGCTATGACCCCTATGTGGTCGCACCTCACTCGAGGTGCGTGGATTGAAATTGGGTCTGTGATAATCAGGCGGAAGTGCTTATCAATGTGTCGCACCTCACTCGAGGTGCGTGGATTGAAATTTCTTTGCTGATGCCGTATGGATCGCTGCCTTGGGTCGCACCTCACTCGAGGTGCGTGGATTGAAATTGCCCCGGAGGGGGCGTATAAAACATCATATGAATGGGTCGCACCTCACTCGAGGTGCGTGGATTGAAATACGCCGGAGGCTATATATATTTCAGGAGCTTCGGGCGTCGCACCTCACTCGAGGTGCGTGGATTGAAATTGCCCCGGAGGGGGCGTATGAAACATCATATGAATGGGTCGCACCTCACTCGAGGTGCGTGGATTGAAATTGTATGACGATATCATTGCCGAGGCAGCCAAGCTAGTCGCACCTCACTCGAGGTGCGTGGATTGAAATCGCATGCCTGGAGCCAACAATGTGGTGGAGGGCTCGGTCGCACCTCACTCGAGGTGCGTGGATTGAAATAAGGTAGATGGTGAGAGCCGGTGTCTCATCCTCAGGTCGCACCTCACTCGAGGTGCGTGGATTGAAATACGATGCAACGCAAATGCAGAGGACTATGGAAAGGGTCGCACCTCACTCGAGGTGCGTGGATTGAAATTGAGATAATTTTCATCTAAGGTAGATCGTTCCGCTAACACGCGTCGCACCTCACTCGAGGTGCGTGGATTGAAATTGATCAATGAAAAAAGAAGGCAAAAAATGACAGGTCGCACCTCACTCGAGGTGCGTGGATTGAAATCCGGTCGATGTAGACCGGATTACACGCGAGCTGAAAGTCGCACCTCACTCGAGGTGCGTGGATTGAAATTTTGCCGAGGCCCTCAGTGTAACAGCTGGGGGCCAGTCGCACCTCACTCGAGGTGCGTGGATTGAAATGAGGATTGGAAATTATGTTAAGCGATGGGATGACGTCGCACCTCACTCGAGGTGCGTGGATTGAAATTCCTTCGCCACCTCCAAGATTTTCACCAATTTCGTCGCACCTCACTCGAGGTGCGTGGATTGAAATACCCTCGTTCGAACATATGTTCTGGAAAAAATGAGTCGCACCTCACTCGAGGTGCGTGGATTGAAATTGCGCGGTTGTGGCTAGGCCAGGGCACCTTGAAATTAGTCGCACCTCACTCGAGGTGCGTGGATTGAAATCATGCCTGATCCGCGGATTAGGCATAAAGAGTATCCGTCGCACCTCACTCGAGGTGCGTGGATTGAAATCTGCGTGATGACCTACGACTCAATCATGCACGCCGCCGGTCGCACCTCACTCGAGGTGCGTGGATTGAAATTGTATAATTAGGCCCAGCCACGCGATGGCTGGGGTCGCACCTCACTCGAGGTGCGTGGATTGAAATTCCGAACGTATGTTCGTAAAACGAATACAAAAGAGGGGTCGCACCTCACTCGAGGTGCGTGGATTGAAATATTCGTCCTCCGCCTGCATGGCGGGGAGAAAATATAGGGTCGCACCTCACTCGAGGTGCGTGGATTGAAATTCTTTCCGCAAGGCTATGGCGGCATTGGGTGTACGTCGCACCTCACTCGAGGTGCGTGGATTGAAATATTGTCAGCGGTAAAGGGTATGACATTGCCAGCGTCGCACCTCACTCGAGGTGCGTGGATTGAAATATCTGACTATCTGTGTCATATGTATCGTCTTCCACGAAAGTCGCACCTCACTCGAGGTGCGTGGATTGAAATGTCGAGTGCAGAAGACAAAAGGCAGTGCGATTACTGGTCGCACCTCACTCGAGGTGCGTGGATTGAAATGTACCGGCACAACTGCACTGTCAGTCCTTGTGTGTCGCACCTCACTCGAGGTGCGTGGATTGAAATATCATCTTCCACCAGCGGACAATCGTCAATCAGTACGTCGCACCTCACTCGAGGTGCGTGGATTGAAATGGAAGCTTACGGAAAAGCGATCCACGCATTGTTTGTCGCACCTCACTCGAGGTGCGTGGATTGAAATTACCAAATCCTATGCTATCATATGGGTGTACCGAGGTGTCGCACCTCACTCGAGGTGCGTGGATTGAAATGTACCGGAGCGTGGCCGCCGCGCGAGTGGCGGCCCTGTCGCACCTCACTCGAGGTGCGTGGGTTGAAATGTCAACTACTACATCATGAACACCAATGGTAACAGGAAGTCACACCTTTCTTGAGATGTGCGGTTTAAAATAATGTCGCAGCTTACTCAAGGTATAAGGGTGTCTTCTTTTCTAAAATCTATCCTTGATTTTTGGAATTTTTCTGTGCAAAAAAGATCTTGACATCTTTTTTTATCGCTTTATAATTGATATATCAATTGTTGATATATCATGAGGTGATATACTTTGGAAAATACTTTTCACATGTTGTTGTATCGAGCTTTTCACGCTCAACGCAATTATCTTCGTCCGTTTTTGGACGATATTGGCCTTGGTTCCGGTCAGCCAAAGCTCATCGCTTATCTGGCGGAAAAAGGCCCTTGTCATCAACGTCAGTTAGCCGACTATTTTGAAGTGGATCCTGCTGCTATCTGTCGGATGCTCGATTCTCTCGAAAAGGGTGGTTTTATTGTCCGTCAAGTGGATCTCTCCAATCGACGCGCCGGTTTAGTAGGCCTGACCGATAAAGGAATACTGGCCAATCAAATGTGGCAAAATCACTGCCGGGATATGGAGCAAGTTTTGTTGAACGGGTTCTCTTCTTTGGAAAAAGAGCAATTCGCCCAGTATCTCGCCCGTGCTTACCATAATTTCCATCAGCACAGGCAATCATAATCCTATAAGGAGGTGCTATGATGAACGATCTCAAACGATTGCTCCATTACTTGGGACCTTATCGCAAGGACATGATCTTAGGTGCACTTCTCGTATTCGCTGAGACACTCTTTGAACTGATTATCCCTATCCTTATGGCGGATATTATCGACGTCGGTGTAGCCAATCATGATATTCCCTTCATTCTCCAAAAGGGAATTCAAATGGGGATTTGCGCAATCTTATCTTTGCTTACCGGTCTGCTTTATGCTCGATACGCTGCCCGTGCCTCCTATGGATTTGGTTCCCGGATCCGGGAGGCTCAGTACGAGAAACTTCAGCATTATTCCTTCGCCAACTTGGATCATTTTGAAACTTCCTCGTTGGTCACCCGCATGACCACCGATGTCACCGTACTGCAAAATGCCATCAACGGTGGCTTCCGTCCGATGGCCCGTGGACCGGTTATGTTGATCCTGGGGGTGGGACTCTCCTTTTGGATGAACGCCAAACTAGCCATCGTTTTCTTAGTGTGCACTCCTATCCTTGCCTTGACGTTGTTCTTTATTGTGCGGAAAGTATCCCCTATGTATCACCGGCTGCAAAAAGCTATGGATCGTTTAAACGACGTCGTTCAGGAGGGCTTGACGGCTATCCGTGCAGTCAAAGCCTTTGTCCGCGGCGACTACGAGGAGGAAAAATTCAAAAGCGTCAACGACGATCTGATGCAAACCAGTCAACGCACCTTTCACTTCGCCGTATTAAACCTCCCGGCTTTCCAGTTTACCATGTATGCGGCTGCAGTACTTATTATGTGGTTCGGCGGGAATATGATCCTCCAAAGCCAGCTGCAGGTGGGAGATCTCACCGGCTTTTTAAGCTATGTGTTGCAGGTCATGAACGCTTTGATGATGATTTCCAGCGTGTTTTTACTCCTCACCCGGTCGCTTGCCAGCGCCAAGCGCATCGTGGAGGTTCTGGATGAAGAACCTACGTTATCTTCCCCAAAGGAATCTTTATCCCAAGTTCCAGATGGAAGCGTCCGATTTGAACACGTATCTTTCCGCTATTCCAAAGACGCCCAAGAGGATGCACTGTCGGACATCAGTCTGACCATCCCCTCTGGACAGACGGTCGGCATCTTAGGAGGTACCGGTTCCGCCAAAACCACTTTGGTCCAGTTGATCCCCCGCCTCTACGATGCCACAGAGGGAAGTGTACTGGTCGGCGGGAATGATGTACGTAAATACGATGTGGAGGCCCTGCGGGATGCCGTCGGAATTGTTCTCCAAAAAAACGTACTATTTTCCGGCACTGTGCGCGAAAACCTCCTATGGGGCAATGAGAGCGCCGATGACGAAACCCTTTGGGAAGCATGCCGCGCCGCTTGTGCCGATGAATTCCTCAAACGCATGCCCAAGGGTCTGGATACCGATCTGGGACAAGGAGGAGTCAATGTTTCCGGCGGGCAAAAACAGAGGTTGTGCATCGCAAGGACCCTTCTCAAGCATCCCAAGATCCTTATCTTCGACGACTCCACCAGCGCCGTAGACACCGCTACCGAAGGCCGGATCCGCGCCTCCTTGGCCCAGATGAAAGACATGACCAAAATTATCATCGCCCAGCGCGTCACTTCGGTTATGGATACCGATCAAATCATCATTTTAGACGATGGCAAAATCCACGCCATCGGCACGCATCACGACCTGCTGGATCACGATCCCATTTATCAGGAAATTTATGCGTCCCAGATGAAAGGAGGGGATCCTCATGGCGCAGAACAATGCAAAACGTCCTAAGAATCTGGGTTCTACCATCGGTTCTTTGCTCTCCTACATGGGAAGGCACAAGCTTCTCCTTCTAGTGGTCGCCGTCTTGGTCACCGTCAGCGCCTTGGCCAATCTGCTGGGTACCTATATGATCCGCCCGGTGGTCAACAATCTGGCGGATGGCAGTCTCCAAACGCTGGCCATCGGCGTTCTGGTCACCGCCGCGATCTATGGCATCGGCGTTCTGGCGGCCTACGGCTACACCCAGACCATGGTCAAAGCCGCTCAAAAAGTTCTGTTCGACATCCGCAGGGATCTGTTTTCCCATCTTCAGACCCTCCCTCTCCGCTTTTTCGATACCCAACGTCACGGCGACATTATGAGCTATTTTACCAACGATGTGGATACCATCTCCGAGGCCCTCAACAACAGCTTCACCATGGTCATCCAGAGCTTCATCCAGATTGTTGGCACCTTTGTCCTTCTGTTTGTCCTCAACTGGAGGCTCTCCTTGGTGGCGGTGGTGTGCTACGGCGCCATGTTCTTCTACATCCGTTACAGCGGTAAGCGTAGCAAACAATATTTTACCCGTCAACAGGTCATCCTAGGCGATTTGGACGGCTATGTAGAAGAAATGATCGGCGGTCAAAAGGTGGTCAAAGTCTTTAACCACGAGGAGGAAAATCTCAAAACCTTCCGGGAGAAAAATGAAAAACTCCGCAAAGCCGGTACCAGTGCCCAGACGTACGCCGCCACGATGATCCCGGCCATTGTCAGCATCTCCTACATCAATTACGCTATTGTAGCCGTGCTGGGCGGCATCATGGCGATGAACGGTCAAACCGATGTGGGCAGTCTGGCAAGCTACCTGGTGTTTGTCCGCCAGGCCGCCATGCCTCTCAACCAGTTCACGCAACAGAGCAACTTTCTCCTAGCCGCGTTGGCCGGCGCTGAACGCATCTTTGACGCTATGAAACAGCAGCCGGAAGTGGACGAAGGTACCATCGATTTGGTCAATGTCCGGGACCAGGACGGTAAACTGACGGCCTGCAACGAAAAAACCGGGCGTTGGGCTTGGTCGGAAACAGGAAAGCAACTGGTCCCTCTCAAGGGAGACGTCCGGTTTGAACACGTCACCTTCAGCTACGACGGGAAGCATCCCATTTTAAAGGACATCAGCCTCTACGCCAAACCCGGCCAGAAAATCGCCTTTGTGGGTTCTACCGGCGCAGGAAAAACCACCATCACCAATCTCATCAACCGGTTTTACGACGTACAGGAAGGACGTCTGCTTTACGATGGGATCGACGTGCGCAGCATCCGCAAAGACGCCCTGCGCCGTTCCCTCGGGATGGTTCTACAGGATACCCATCTCTTTACCGGCACCATTGCCGACAACATCCGCTTTGGTAAACTGGACGCCACACAGGATGAAATTATCCATGCCGCTAAAATCGCCAATGCCCACTCCTTTATCCGCCGTCTTCCCCAGGGGTATGACACAGTCCTGACCTCCGACGGCGCCAATCTATCCCAAGGCCAGCGGCAGCTTTTGGCCATCGCACGGGCGGCTGTGGCCGATCCCCCCGTCCTCATCCTGGACGAAGCCACCTCCAGCATCGATACGCGCACGGAAGCTTTGATCGAAAAAGGAATGGACCGTTTGATGGAGGGGCGCACGGTGTTTGTCATTGCCCACCGTCTCTCCACCGTCCGCAACGCCGACGCTATCTTGGTACTGGAACACGGTCAGATTGTGGAACGGGGATGTCACGAAGAACTTCTCGCCCAGAAAGGCGAATACTATCAGCTTTACAACGGTATGTTTGAATTGTCATAGTGCATCTTGCCGAAAAATAATGCAGGCGTCTTCTTTTAACGAATTTATATACTTTCGCCTTTATGAATAAAACAACTGGAAACGATGCTTATTCTCTACAAAACAAGGAGGTTAAGCATCGTTTTTTTGTATTGGTGATGTGTAAAAATCTATATTTTAGTCCTTAACGGTATATTTTTTCAGGGAATTTTCATTTTTTAGGATCATATCACTTCAATCTTTGTTCATTTTCTTCTTTTATGCATATTTGTTACAATTGCCCCTCGTTACGATAAATACAAATTATATGTTTTATTGTTATGTATTTCAATAAAATTGTATATTTTATTCGCTTAATAAAGTATTTCCCGTAAAATCTAAAAAAAATACAGTTTGAAAAACTCGATTTTTGTAGTAAAATTATCTTGTCGCTGGTAGAAAAACGCCTAATAATCGCTCACGAAAAAGAGCGTGTTTATGGAGAATCAACAACTGATTCTTTGTGTTTTTTCTTCACAAGGCTCTTTGTTCTACCGATTCTGTTGACTGAATTTTAGGAAGGAGGAAGATGCCCCGCTCTGTTTCGAACAAATCCGTCTGTTTTTTTGTAGAACAACTGTTGGAAGGATGTCAAATCTTATTATCTTTTTTTAGGAAGGAGAATCCCATTTGAAGAAGGCTCGCAAAGCTCTTGCTTTCATCATGGCCGCTGCAATGTGTGTTGGAACCATGGCTCCTGCTGTTTCCGCCAATGAACCCGACACCACTCCGGCTGATCAAGGATCATCCGCCCCTTATGCGGGCGAAGATAGGATGTACGCTATCGCCACCTCCCACTTGGATACCGTTTGGGTGTGGGATCTGGAAACTACGATTAAACAGTATATCCCCGACACATTAGAGGATAACTTCTCTTTATTTGAGCGTTACCCGGATTACGTCTTCAACTTTGAAGGCGCTTACCGTTATCAATTGATGGAGGAGTATTATCCGGAAGAATTTGAAACCCTGAAGAAGTACATGGATTCCGGCAACTGGAATTTCTCCGGTTCCGGCCTGGAAAACGGCGATGTGAATACCCCTTCTCCAGAGGCCCTCTTCCGTAACTTCCTCTACGGCAACAACTATATTGAGGAAAAATTCGGTGCGGAACAACGTTCTCGTGATGTTTATCTGCCCGACTGTTTCGGTTTTGGATATGCCCTTCCGTCCATCGCAGCACACTCCAATCTTTTGGGCTTCACAACTCAGAAGCTTACTTGGGGCAATTCCTTTGAAAACGGCGCCCTGCCTTTTGACATCGGCACCTGGACCGGCGTAGATGGTTCCACTATCATCGCCAATATCAATCCTGGCAACTATGTATCCACTGCCTCCACCATCCGCAACGACAGCGGTATGATCAACAAGCTCAATAAGAGCAAGTTCTACGGATACAATGCCTCTGCCCGTCTCTTTGGTATGGGCGATATGGGCGGCGGTTCCAGCGCCAGTACGGTTGAGACCGTCCTCAATGAGCAGGCTATGAATGATACGGAAACGATTAAGGTCATCAATGCCACCACCGATCAGCTCTTCTTGGAGATGACAGAAGAAGAAAAGGCCAGTCTCCCCAACTATAACGATGAAATGGTCATGCAGGAGCACGGTACCGGTACCTATACATCCCGTGTGATTTCCAAGCGTTGGAACCGTCAAAACGAATTGATGGCAGATAACGCTGAGCGTTCCCTGGTTACCTCCTCCTGGCTGGGAGCCACCGAGTATCCCCAGGAGAAATTGACCAAGGCTTGGACCAACGTCATTGCCCATCAGTTCCACGACGATATCACCGGCACCAGCATCGATACTGCTTATACCCGTTCTTGGAACGAGTATATGGTCGATTTGAAACAATTTGCCGCAGAATATGAGAACGGTGTGGACGGCGTTGCTTCCGAAATGGATACCTCTGTGGAATCCGGTGTGCCGCTGGTGGTCAATAACCCCGTCGCCGCCGACCGCAACGATCTGGTGGAAGCCACCGTCACCATGCCGGAGGATTGCGCTTCTGTCCGCGTCTATGACGCCGACGGCAACGAAGTCGCATCCCAGGTCCTGGTCAAGGACGGCAATCAGTTTGACATTGTCTTTATGGCTAATGTCGGTTCCATGGGCTACCGCACTTACAACGTCCGCCCCGCAGCCACTGCCTGCGATATGGAATCCAACCTGTCGGTCAGTGAAAACAAGCTCTCCAATGAAAAATACGACGTCACCATCGACGAAAACGGTGATATCTCCAGCATCTTTGATAAAGAGCTGGACAAAGAACTACTCGCTGAACCCATCCGGTTGGCCCTCTTCGACGACACCGAAACCGGTTGGCCTTCGTGGGAACTCAGCATGGGCGACTACTGGAACAAAGAACGCCGTGAATCGGTCAAAGACGAGGCTATGGATATCTCGGTTGTAGAAGACGGTCCAGCCCGTGTGGCCATCCGAGTGGTCCGTCAGCACGGTTCTTCCACTTACGACCAGGTTATCAGCCTGACATCCGGCGGCCAGATCGTGGCTGTGGACAACGTTGTGGACTGGGATGAACGCGCTACCTTGCTGAAAGCCGAGTTCAACCTTACTTCCAGCAATCCCACCGCTACTTACGACTTAGGCTTGGGCGCCATCGAGCGCGGCAACAATACGGATCGTAAGGCCGAAGTACCGCTGCAGAAATGGGCCGACTTGTCTGCCACTGACGACAGCTACGGCGTATCCATCCTCAACGACTGCAAATACGGTATGGATAAATACGACGACGATACTCTGCGTCTCACCCTCATCCATACTCCTAAGGGTGACTATACCCATCACACTAACCATCGGATCGCCAGCGAAGCTACCCAGGATGTCGGTGAAAACCGGTTTGGATTCGCTATCTATGGCCATGAAGGAAACTTCGGTTCCGGCACTCAGATCGAAGCGGAAGCCTTCAACCAGCCGATGAAAGCTTTCCAGACGGTTTCCCATCAGGGTTCCCTGGGCGACGACTACTCCTTCGGTTCCATCAGCAATGAAAACGTCCTGGTACGTGCTGTGAAGAAGGCTGAGAAGAGCGATGAGATCGTCATCCGTGTCAACGAAGGCACCGGCAAAGCCGCTTCCAACGTAGAAGTTTCCCTGGGTGAAGGCATTGAAAGCGCCCGTGAGATCTATGCTTCGGAAGAGGAGATCGGTCCGGCCACAGTCAAGGACGGCAAACTGGTATTTGACATCGGCGCTTACGGCGTCAAGAGTTTCGCCGTTACCCTGAAGGAGCCCACTGAGAAAGCTGACGCCCGTCAGATGACACCGGTGGATCTGCCTTACAACATCGACGCTTACTCCAGTAATGACAACAAGATGGATGGTTCCATCAACGCCCTCAACGAAACCTATCCCTCTGAACTGGTGCCTGATTCTGTTCTGAGCAGCGGCATCACCTATCAGATGGGCAGCAAAGAGGACGGACAGAACAATGCCGTAGCCGCCAAAGGCCAGACCATCACCCTGCCGGAAGGCTACAACACACTGCATCTGTTGGCCGCTTCCACCCAGGGCGATAAGGACGTCACCTTCCGCGTAGGCGACAAGGATGTCACCCTCAACATCGGCGATTACAAAGAGAATATCGCCGCTTGGGACCAATATTCCTTGGGCATCACCGGCTACGTAAAAGAGCAGGATCCCGCTTTGTGGGCCACCCATCGCCACACCAATGGTGATGATAACATCGCTGCTTCTACCTACATGTTCGCTTATGACTTAGATATCTCCGGCGCATCCACCATCACCCTGCCGGATGACGACAGCATCATCATCTTTGCCGCCACTGCAGAAAATGATGCGGCTAAGACAGAAGCTGTCAGCGAACTGTACGACCATCGCGAACGTACCGATGAGACCACCGGCGCTTTCACCGGCTATTCCAGCTTTGAAGACGGCGATCCGGAAGCTCTGACCAACGTGCTTAACAATCAGAATAACACCTCTAACGTCACCAGCGGCGTCACTGATGAGGACGCTTATACGGGTACTCATTCCTTTAAGCTGTCTGGTAACGACAAC
This genomic window contains:
- a CDS encoding carbohydrate-binding protein, with amino-acid sequence MKKARKALAFIMAAAMCVGTMAPAVSANEPDTTPADQGSSAPYAGEDRMYAIATSHLDTVWVWDLETTIKQYIPDTLEDNFSLFERYPDYVFNFEGAYRYQLMEEYYPEEFETLKKYMDSGNWNFSGSGLENGDVNTPSPEALFRNFLYGNNYIEEKFGAEQRSRDVYLPDCFGFGYALPSIAAHSNLLGFTTQKLTWGNSFENGALPFDIGTWTGVDGSTIIANINPGNYVSTASTIRNDSGMINKLNKSKFYGYNASARLFGMGDMGGGSSASTVETVLNEQAMNDTETIKVINATTDQLFLEMTEEEKASLPNYNDEMVMQEHGTGTYTSRVISKRWNRQNELMADNAERSLVTSSWLGATEYPQEKLTKAWTNVIAHQFHDDITGTSIDTAYTRSWNEYMVDLKQFAAEYENGVDGVASEMDTSVESGVPLVVNNPVAADRNDLVEATVTMPEDCASVRVYDADGNEVASQVLVKDGNQFDIVFMANVGSMGYRTYNVRPAATACDMESNLSVSENKLSNEKYDVTIDENGDISSIFDKELDKELLAEPIRLALFDDTETGWPSWELSMGDYWNKERRESVKDEAMDISVVEDGPARVAIRVVRQHGSSTYDQVISLTSGGQIVAVDNVVDWDERATLLKAEFNLTSSNPTATYDLGLGAIERGNNTDRKAEVPLQKWADLSATDDSYGVSILNDCKYGMDKYDDDTLRLTLIHTPKGDYTHHTNHRIASEATQDVGENRFGFAIYGHEGNFGSGTQIEAEAFNQPMKAFQTVSHQGSLGDDYSFGSISNENVLVRAVKKAEKSDEIVIRVNEGTGKAASNVEVSLGEGIESAREIYASEEEIGPATVKDGKLVFDIGAYGVKSFAVTLKEPTEKADARQMTPVDLPYNIDAYSSNDNKMDGSINALNETYPSELVPDSVLSSGITYQMGSKEDGQNNAVAAKGQTITLPEGYNTLHLLAASTQGDKDVTFRVGDKDVTLNIGDYKENIAAWDQYSLGITGYVKEQDPALWATHRHTNGDDNIAASTYMFAYDLDISGASTITLPDDDSIIIFAATAENDAAKTEAVSELYDHRERTDETTGAFTGYSSFEDGDPEALTNVLNNQNNTSNVTSGVTDEDAYTGTHSFKLSGNDNNDSSSFTYMKMYTNNIEILPGTILTYKFKPLNENGRYINVDMQFGNGLPLRDSGAYDTDGTRMHPATARGTVGEWTTITCNLYEYARGRSLNNILFAYDQGGNTGEFAALVDDIFIGIPTGRQGLEYTLSSVKSIDPDTYAADTWAEIQKLVDLADKLLTDEDAYEGDIDYVAEELAALMDETHPMYDGFAGVTADQWDELSVNDQGPYVEGGHTNRTNEGHFVTFNDVTFGDKTATAIEVEYSGSSTGRNDYLEIREGGRGGELLATVPVPATGSFDNYQTVLAGLDVDLTGVHDICIDFRCRRNVKSIRFVETVDKTNLDAAIAEAEEIDRSSATEDSLAVLDEKLAVAKAVSANSEATSSEIITATNDLKEAISGLIYYKSAYERLEAEECDTFTQEGDGIKFEGEHIGGITNGDWVAYDAVQFGDGAGKVEVCYAGKNSAADSRIEVRADSPDGKLLSTISIPKTGSDWNNYVVATADLSYIPVDTQKIYFVIRSSSSDICNIDYFGFTPLSDKTALNNAITKAQAIDLSGYDEVSAAQVSAALVAALAVQADDAAAMKDVALANNNLLDAIDSLEIVRSAYDQIEAETYELDSGIVNDGPNIGGVNPGDWVGYKHVDFGDVGADSFTMYFSAEDGGSGSRKVDLWIDGYSPSTGTKIGTVTVNQTGTWADYVEVTVDLNQTVTGIHSFYMTFMSDYTHVVNIDWFKFGQAEPADTPTEENIQALKDILAEADALNADDYTADSFAAVTSAVEAGKALQANPDATNTQYVEAINAIRTAIDSLVPVVVGDDAVHSASSDKNAYGLNETITLTIRTDSDVNRIALTNENGRYLGISKLSSSFDGQSDEKIWTVQTSLGTLGKGRTFSIMTSKPGSSLEKSDVSVSVDIVAPETNAHVLSVASAAQAKVNEEFVVEVETTLDVEALSIVNERGKAITQLDSQCTVNGDVKTWKITISVGSTGYRIFEIKAKDAYGLYTEDDNMTLPITITK